The following coding sequences lie in one Gouania willdenowi chromosome 5, fGouWil2.1, whole genome shotgun sequence genomic window:
- the LOC114463996 gene encoding zinc finger protein OZF-like isoform X2 — MAARQQTTHTDGSSVGELKHIKDEQEELWESGEGERLGFPADVPDGVSCKHGLKLQDHLHIKKEEEELWESLEEKQETDITAVTVKSEDEEEEAQCSLLHWRQSEENIKGEPATCSSAKLMKVEPNGDISEGPEAANTCTQQDTDGEETDCSDTEDSEDWREPLSQSEAQSEHMDMSCENFQTSENNTRGTSHNTQKHFGCDVCGKQFTHRSNHSRHMKGHTREKHFDCDVCGKRFSTSTYLNLHTRIHTGENLFSCDVCKKGFNQKCKLKDHMRIHTGEKPFSCDVCGNRFRLREDLKSHNRVHTGEKPFCCDICSRLFSHKKYLKDHMMVHTGEKPFGCDVCKKRFHQKCKLKDHMRIHTGEKPFGCDVCGKRFSTRANLNIHTRIHTGEKPFSCDVCKKGFNQKYKLKDHMSIHTGEKPFGCDVCGKEFRTTANLKIHTRTHTGEKPFCCDVCGQKFTCKASLSGHSRIHTGEKPLVVTCERNNLGTDLV; from the exons ATGGCAGCGCGTCAACAAACAACTCATACTGACG GTTCCAGTGTGGGAGAACTGAAACACATAAAGGACGAACAGGAGGAATTGTGGGAAAGTGGGGAAGGAGAGCGTCTTG GGTTTCCTGCAGATGTTCCTGATGGTGTTTCCTGTAAACATGGACTGAAGCTCCAGGATcatctccacataaagaaggaagaggaagaactgtGGGAAAGTCTGGAGGAAAAGCAGGAGACGGATATCACGGCTGTTACTGTGAagagtgaagatgaagaggaggaagctcagtgttctctgctacactggagacaaagtgaggagaacatcaaaggagaacctgcaacctgcagctcagctaAACTCATGAAAGTAGAACCAAATGGAGACATCAGTGAAGGCCCAGAAGCAGCAAACACTTGTACACAACAAGACACTGATGGAGAGGAAACAGACTGCTCTGACACTGAAGACAGTGAGGATTGGAGGGAACCTTTGTCCCAGTCTGAAGCTCAGAGTGAACACATGGACATGAGCTGTGAGAACTTTCAAACATCTGAGAACAACACCAGAGGAACATCAcacaacacacagaaacactttGGTTGTGACGTGTGTGGGAAACAATTTACTCACAGATCAAATCATTCCAGACACATGAAGGGCCACACAAGAGAGAAACACTTTGATTGTGACGTGTGTGGGAAACGATTTAGCACCAGCACATATTTGAACCTCCACAcgagaattcacacaggagaaaaCCTCtttagttgtgatgtttgtaaaAAAGGATTTAATCAAAAGTGTAAATTGAAGGatcacatgagaatccacactggagagaaacctTTTAGCTGTGATGTTTGTGGAAATAGGTTTCGCCTTAGGGAGGATCTCAAAAGCCACAATAGggtccacacaggagagaaaccgttTTGCTGTGATATTTGTAGTCGACTTTTTAGCCACAAGAAATATCTGAAGGATCACATGATGGTTCACACAGGGgagaaaccctttggttgtgatgtttgtaaaAAAAGATTTCATCAAAAGTGTAAACTGAAGGATCACATGAGAATCCATACTGGAGAGAAACCTTTTGGTTGTGATGTGTGTGGGAAACGATTTAGCACCAGAGCAAATTTGAACATCCACAcaagaatccacacaggagagaaaccctttagTTGCGATGTTTGTAAAAAAGGATTTAATCAAAAGTATAAATTGAAGGATCACATGAGTatccacactggagagaaaccctttggttgtgatgtGTGTGGGAAAGAATTTCGCACCACAGCAAATCTGAAGATCCACACGAGAactcacacaggagagaaaccgttCTGCTGTGATGTTTGTGGTCAAAAGTTTACTTGTAAGGCGAGTCTTTCTGGGCACTcaagaattcacacaggagagaaacccttggTTGTGACGTGTGAGAGAAACAATTTAGGGACAGATCTGGTCTGA
- the LOC114463996 gene encoding zinc finger protein OZF-like isoform X1 — MAARQQTTHTDGSSVGELKHIKDEQEELWESGEGERLGACQESGFPADVPDGVSCKHGLKLQDHLHIKKEEEELWESLEEKQETDITAVTVKSEDEEEEAQCSLLHWRQSEENIKGEPATCSSAKLMKVEPNGDISEGPEAANTCTQQDTDGEETDCSDTEDSEDWREPLSQSEAQSEHMDMSCENFQTSENNTRGTSHNTQKHFGCDVCGKQFTHRSNHSRHMKGHTREKHFDCDVCGKRFSTSTYLNLHTRIHTGENLFSCDVCKKGFNQKCKLKDHMRIHTGEKPFSCDVCGNRFRLREDLKSHNRVHTGEKPFCCDICSRLFSHKKYLKDHMMVHTGEKPFGCDVCKKRFHQKCKLKDHMRIHTGEKPFGCDVCGKRFSTRANLNIHTRIHTGEKPFSCDVCKKGFNQKYKLKDHMSIHTGEKPFGCDVCGKEFRTTANLKIHTRTHTGEKPFCCDVCGQKFTCKASLSGHSRIHTGEKPLVVTCERNNLGTDLV, encoded by the exons ATGGCAGCGCGTCAACAAACAACTCATACTGACG GTTCCAGTGTGGGAGAACTGAAACACATAAAGGACGAACAGGAGGAATTGTGGGAAAGTGGGGAAGGAGAGCGTCTTGGTGCGTGTCAGGAGTCAG GGTTTCCTGCAGATGTTCCTGATGGTGTTTCCTGTAAACATGGACTGAAGCTCCAGGATcatctccacataaagaaggaagaggaagaactgtGGGAAAGTCTGGAGGAAAAGCAGGAGACGGATATCACGGCTGTTACTGTGAagagtgaagatgaagaggaggaagctcagtgttctctgctacactggagacaaagtgaggagaacatcaaaggagaacctgcaacctgcagctcagctaAACTCATGAAAGTAGAACCAAATGGAGACATCAGTGAAGGCCCAGAAGCAGCAAACACTTGTACACAACAAGACACTGATGGAGAGGAAACAGACTGCTCTGACACTGAAGACAGTGAGGATTGGAGGGAACCTTTGTCCCAGTCTGAAGCTCAGAGTGAACACATGGACATGAGCTGTGAGAACTTTCAAACATCTGAGAACAACACCAGAGGAACATCAcacaacacacagaaacactttGGTTGTGACGTGTGTGGGAAACAATTTACTCACAGATCAAATCATTCCAGACACATGAAGGGCCACACAAGAGAGAAACACTTTGATTGTGACGTGTGTGGGAAACGATTTAGCACCAGCACATATTTGAACCTCCACAcgagaattcacacaggagaaaaCCTCtttagttgtgatgtttgtaaaAAAGGATTTAATCAAAAGTGTAAATTGAAGGatcacatgagaatccacactggagagaaacctTTTAGCTGTGATGTTTGTGGAAATAGGTTTCGCCTTAGGGAGGATCTCAAAAGCCACAATAGggtccacacaggagagaaaccgttTTGCTGTGATATTTGTAGTCGACTTTTTAGCCACAAGAAATATCTGAAGGATCACATGATGGTTCACACAGGGgagaaaccctttggttgtgatgtttgtaaaAAAAGATTTCATCAAAAGTGTAAACTGAAGGATCACATGAGAATCCATACTGGAGAGAAACCTTTTGGTTGTGATGTGTGTGGGAAACGATTTAGCACCAGAGCAAATTTGAACATCCACAcaagaatccacacaggagagaaaccctttagTTGCGATGTTTGTAAAAAAGGATTTAATCAAAAGTATAAATTGAAGGATCACATGAGTatccacactggagagaaaccctttggttgtgatgtGTGTGGGAAAGAATTTCGCACCACAGCAAATCTGAAGATCCACACGAGAactcacacaggagagaaaccgttCTGCTGTGATGTTTGTGGTCAAAAGTTTACTTGTAAGGCGAGTCTTTCTGGGCACTcaagaattcacacaggagagaaacccttggTTGTGACGTGTGAGAGAAACAATTTAGGGACAGATCTGGTCTGA
- the LOC114464004 gene encoding zinc finger protein OZF-like has translation MTQQKQEAKQTDREPEEKLEIKALFQTKRIPANVLCGESTDGLQLQDHLHIKKEEEELWESLEEKQETDITAVTVKSEDEEEEAQCSLLHWRQSEENIKGEPATCSSAKLMKVEPNGDISEGPEAANTCTQQDTDGEETDCSDTEDSEDWREPLSQSEAQSEHMDMSCENFQTSENNTKGTSHNREKRFGCDVCGKQFGTKTQLKVHTKIHTGEKPHGCDVCGKSFSSRFNLKIHMKIHTGEKLFLCDVCGKGFCRKSQLKRHTRIHMGGKSFSCDVCGKKFGRHEYLKKHMTVHSGEKPFGCDVCGKRFWHKTHLKPHMLIHSGEKPYCCDACEKQFCKISDLKRHKRIHTGEKPFSCDVCKEGFNRKYKLKEHMRIHTGEKPFGCDVCQRQLSRMSHLKRHMLTHTQEKPYVCDVCQKRFIQNSDLKRHMRIH, from the exons atgactcagcaaaaacaGGAGGCAAAGCAGACTGACAGAGAACCTGAGGAG aaactggaaataaaagctttgttccAGACCAAGAGGATTCCAGCCAACGTCCTGTGTG GAGAATCTACTGATGGTCTACAGCTCCAGGATcatctccacataaagaaggaagaggaagaactgtGGGAAAGTCTGGAGGAAAAGCAGGAGACGGATATCACGGCTGTTACTGTGAagagtgaagatgaagaggaggaagctcagtgttctctgctacactggagacaaagtgaggagaacatcaaaggagaacctgcaacctgcagctcagctaAACTCATGAAAGTAGAACCAAATGGAGACATCAGTGAAGGCCCAGAAGCAGCAAACACTTGTACACAACAAGACACTGATGGAGAGGAAACAGACTGCTCTGACACTGAAGACAGTGAGGATTGGAGGGAACCTTTGTCCCAGTCTGAAGCTCAGAGTGAACACATGGACATGAGCTGTGAGAACTTTCAAACATCTGAGAACAACACCAAAGGAACATCACACAACAGAGAGAAACGCTTTGGTTGTGATGTGTGTGGGAAACAATTTGGCACCAAAACACAGCTGAAAGTCCATACAAAaattcacacaggagaaaaacccCATGGTTGTGACGTGTGTGGGAAATCATTTAGCAGTAGATTTAATCTGAAGATCCACATGaaaattcacacaggagagaaactctttctttgtgatgtttgtggtaaaGGATTTTGTCGCAAGTCTCAACTCAAGCGGCACACGAGAATTCACATGGGAGGGAAATCCtttagttgtgatgtttgtggaaaGAAATTTGGTCGCCATGAGTATTTGAAAAAGCACATGACCGTACactcaggagagaaacccttcggttgtgatgtttgtggtaaaCGATTTTGGCACAAGACTCATTTGAAGCCTCACATGTTAATCCAttcaggagagaaaccctattGCTGTGATGCTTGTGAGAAGCAATTTTGCAAAATATCTGATCTGAAACGACATAaaagaattcacacaggagagaaaccctttagttgtgatgtttgtaaaGAAGGATTTAATCGCAAGTATAAACTGAAggaacacatgagaatccacactggagagaaaccttttggttgtgatgtttgtcagaGACAACTTTCTCGCATGTCACATCTGAAGAGGCacatgttaacacacacacaggagaaaccctatgtttgtgatgtttgtcaGAAAAGATTTATTCAAAACAGTGACTTGAAACGACACATGAGAATTCACTAA